In Cuculus canorus isolate bCucCan1 chromosome 8, bCucCan1.pri, whole genome shotgun sequence, a single genomic region encodes these proteins:
- the SELP gene encoding P-selectin isoform X2 — translation MGMGTAEALWSAGRTWALGSRGICYLGIAAITWGVVTQVEVGAWTYHYSNQGDYVWEQARNYCQTFFTDLVAIQNKQEIEYLNKSLPFHGRYYWIGIRKLGGTWTWVGTKKVLTKEAENWAAGEPNNRRSNQDCVEIYIKRQRESGKWNDEPCNRRKKALCYLASCQPLLCSQHGECVETIGSYRCECYPGFHGRECEDVVQCTKLEPKGMHMNCSHPYGDFSYNSTCVFRCQEGFKQQGEGTLRCLASQQWSADTPMCTAVICPQLAAPENGQVNCSHPLGIFTFNSTCAFSCQEGFELTGAQRLQCTAGGVWTGPPPRCKAITCPVLSAPDWGELNCSHLHGDFTFGSTCTFLCQTGFALMGPQNRECTATRTWTGDTPRCEAITCPVLSVPDQGQLNCSHLHWDFSFGSTCAFSCRTGFALMGPESRECTATGTWTGDSPHCEAITCPALSAPDRGELNCSHLHGDFAFGSTCTFSCQTGFALVGSESRECMATGTWSGNTPCCEAITCPVLSAPDRGQMNCSHLHMDFAFGSTCAFTCQTGFLLMGPESRECTATGTWSGDAPRCEAITCPVLSAPDRGELNCSHLHGYFTFGSTCTFSCQTGFALMGPENRECTATGTWTGDAPQCKAIACPVLSAPDRGELNCSHLHGNFNFGSTCTFSCQMGFALMGMESPECTATGTWTGDAPHCEAISCPVLDPPSRGKLSCSHVYGNFTYNATCVFSCEEGFVRMGAEVLFCTATGNWTRHPPLCAEYSAPFLKQVLAYSSGTALAVVGVVLSGTLIAILVKRLSNREEKKKLLNPTSDLGSPGIFTNAAYDSNL, via the exons ATGGGCATG GGTACTGCTGAGGCACTGTGGTCTGCTGGGAGGACATGGGCTCTGGGATCTCGTGGCATCTGCTATTTGGGCATCGCTGCCATCACATGGG GTGTGGTGACACAGGTGGAGGTGGGTGCCTGGACGTACCACTACAGTAATCAAGGGGACTACGTGTGGGAGCAGGCCAGGAACTACTGCCAGACTTTCTTCACTGACCTGGTGGCAATCCAGAACAAGCAGGAGATCGAGTACCTCAACAAGAGCCTGCCCTTCCATGGGCGCTACTACTGGATAGGCATCCGCAAACTGGGTGGCACCTGGACCTGGGTGGGCACCAAGAAAGTGCTGACAAAAGAGGCAGAGAACTGGGCAGCTGGGGAGCCCAACAACCGCCGCTCCAACCAGGACTGCGTGGAGATCTATATCAAGCGACAGCGGGAGTCAGGCAAGTGGAATGATGAGCCCTGCAACCGGAGGAAAAAGGCATTGTGCTACCTGG CTTCCTGCCAGCCCCTCCTGTGCAGCCAGCATGGCGAGTGTGTGGAGACCATTGGGAGCTACCGCTGCGAGTGCTACCCCGGCTTCCATGGCCGTGAGTGTGAGGACG TTGTGCAGTGCACCAAGCTCGAGCCCAAGGGAATGCACATGAACTGCAGCCATCCCTACGGAGACTTCAGCTACAACTCCACCTGTGTGTTCAGGTGCCAGGAGGGGTTCAAGCAACAAGGGGAGGGCACACTGCGGTGCCTGGCTTCCCAGCAGTGGTCAGCAGACACACCCATGTGCACAG ctgtcATATGTCCCCAGCTGGCTGCCCCGGAAAACGGCCAAGTCAATTGCTCCCACCCACTTGGCATCTTCACCTTCAATTCCACATGTGCCTTCTCCTGCCAGGAGGGCTTTGAGCTGACGGGAGCACAGAGGCTGCAGTGCACAGCTGGCGGTGTCTGGACCGGGCCCCCTCCACGCTGCAAAG CCATTACCTGCCCAGTGCTCAGTGCCCCAGACTGGGGAGAGCTGAACTGCTCCCACCTCCATGGGGATTTCACCTTTGGCTCCACATGTACCTTCCTCTGCCAGACTGGGTTTGCATTGATGGGGCCACAGAACCGTGAGTGCACAGCCACAAGGACCTGGACAGGAGATACCCCACGCTGTGAAG CAATCACCTGCCCAGTGCTCAGCGTGCCAGACCAAGGACAGCTGAACTGCTCCCACCTCCACTGGGACTTCAGCTTTGGCTCCACATGTGCCTTTTCCTGCCGGACAGGGTTTGCACTGATGGGTCCGGAAAGCCGTGAGTGCACAGCCACAGGGACCTGGACTGGGGACTCCCCACACTGCGAAG CCATTACCTGCCCAGCGCTCAGTGCCCCAGATCGGGGAGAGCTGAACTGCTCCCACCTCCATGGGGATTTTGCCTTTGGCTCCACATGCACCTTCTCCTGCCAGACTGGGTTTGCACTAGTGGGGTCAGAGAGTCGTGAGTGCATGGCCACAGGGACATGGAGTGGAAACACACCATGCTGTGAAG CCATTACTTGCCCGGTGCTCAGTGCTCCAGACCGAGGACAGATGAACTGCTCCCACCTCCACATGGACTTTGCCTTTGGCTCTACATGTGCCTTCACCTGCCAGACAGGGTTTCTGCTGATGGGGCCAGAGAGCCGTGAGTGCACGGCCACAGGGACCTGGTCTGGGGATGCTCCACGATGTGAAG CTATCACCTGCCCAGTGCTCAGTGCTCCAGACCGAGGAGAGCTGAACTGCTCCCACCTCCATGGATACTTCACCTTTGGCTCCACATGTACCTTCTCCTGCCAGACAGGGTTTGCACTGATGGGGCCAGAGAACCGTGAGTGCACAGCCACAGGGACCTGGACTGGGGATGCCCCACAATGCAAAG CTATTGCCTGCCCAGTGCTCAGTGCTCCAGATCGGGGAGAACTGAACTGCTCCCACCTCCACGGGAACTTCAACTTTGGCTCCACATGTACCTTCTCCTGCCAGATGGGGTTTGCACTGATGGGAATGGAGAGCCCTGAGTGCACGGCCACAGGGACCTGGACTGGAGATGCCCCACATTGTGAAG CCATCAGCTGCCCGGTGCTGGACCCCCCCAGCAGAGGCAAGCTGAGCTGCTCTCACGTGTATGGGAACTTTACATACAATGCCACATGcgtgttttcctgtgaggaggGGTTTGTTCGGAtgggagcagaggtgctctTCTGCACAGCCACAGGGAACTGGACCAGGCATCCCCCTCTGTGTGCAG AGTACAGCGCCCCGTTCTTAAAGCAAGTCCTGGCTTACAGCAGCGGCACGGCTCTGGCAGTAGTTGGTGTTGTGCTCTCAGGGACGCTCATTGCCATCCTCGTCAAGCGGCTCAGCAACAGAG aggagaagaagaagctACTGAACCCTACCAG TGACTTAGGATCGCCAGGTATCTTCACCAATGCAGCTTACGACTCCAACCTGTAA
- the SELP gene encoding P-selectin isoform X3 yields MGTAEALWSAGRTWALGSRGICYLGIAAITWGVVTQVEVGAWTYHYSNQGDYVWEQARNYCQTFFTDLVAIQNKQEIEYLNKSLPFHGRYYWIGIRKLGGTWTWVGTKKVLTKEAENWAAGEPNNRRSNQDCVEIYIKRQRESGKWNDEPCNRRKKALCYLASCQPLLCSQHGECVETIGSYRCECYPGFHGRECEDVVQCTKLEPKGMHMNCSHPYGDFSYNSTCVFRCQEGFKQQGEGTLRCLASQQWSADTPMCTAVICPQLAAPENGQVNCSHPLGIFTFNSTCAFSCQEGFELTGAQRLQCTAGGVWTGPPPRCKAITCPVLSAPDWGELNCSHLHGDFTFGSTCTFLCQTGFALMGPQNRECTATRTWTGDTPRCEAITCPVLSVPDQGQLNCSHLHWDFSFGSTCAFSCRTGFALMGPESRECTATGTWTGDSPHCEAITCPALSAPDRGELNCSHLHGDFAFGSTCTFSCQTGFALVGSESRECMATGTWSGNTPCCEAITCPVLSAPDRGQMNCSHLHMDFAFGSTCAFTCQTGFLLMGPESRECTATGTWSGDAPRCEAITCPVLSAPDRGELNCSHLHGYFTFGSTCTFSCQTGFALMGPENRECTATGTWTGDAPQCKAIACPVLSAPDRGELNCSHLHGNFNFGSTCTFSCQMGFALMGMESPECTATGTWTGDAPHCEAISCPVLDPPSRGKLSCSHVYGNFTYNATCVFSCEEGFVRMGAEVLFCTATGNWTRHPPLCAEYSAPFLKQVLAYSSGTALAVVGVVLSGTLIAILVKRLSNREEKKKLLNPTSDLGSPGIFTNAAYDSNL; encoded by the exons ATG GGTACTGCTGAGGCACTGTGGTCTGCTGGGAGGACATGGGCTCTGGGATCTCGTGGCATCTGCTATTTGGGCATCGCTGCCATCACATGGG GTGTGGTGACACAGGTGGAGGTGGGTGCCTGGACGTACCACTACAGTAATCAAGGGGACTACGTGTGGGAGCAGGCCAGGAACTACTGCCAGACTTTCTTCACTGACCTGGTGGCAATCCAGAACAAGCAGGAGATCGAGTACCTCAACAAGAGCCTGCCCTTCCATGGGCGCTACTACTGGATAGGCATCCGCAAACTGGGTGGCACCTGGACCTGGGTGGGCACCAAGAAAGTGCTGACAAAAGAGGCAGAGAACTGGGCAGCTGGGGAGCCCAACAACCGCCGCTCCAACCAGGACTGCGTGGAGATCTATATCAAGCGACAGCGGGAGTCAGGCAAGTGGAATGATGAGCCCTGCAACCGGAGGAAAAAGGCATTGTGCTACCTGG CTTCCTGCCAGCCCCTCCTGTGCAGCCAGCATGGCGAGTGTGTGGAGACCATTGGGAGCTACCGCTGCGAGTGCTACCCCGGCTTCCATGGCCGTGAGTGTGAGGACG TTGTGCAGTGCACCAAGCTCGAGCCCAAGGGAATGCACATGAACTGCAGCCATCCCTACGGAGACTTCAGCTACAACTCCACCTGTGTGTTCAGGTGCCAGGAGGGGTTCAAGCAACAAGGGGAGGGCACACTGCGGTGCCTGGCTTCCCAGCAGTGGTCAGCAGACACACCCATGTGCACAG ctgtcATATGTCCCCAGCTGGCTGCCCCGGAAAACGGCCAAGTCAATTGCTCCCACCCACTTGGCATCTTCACCTTCAATTCCACATGTGCCTTCTCCTGCCAGGAGGGCTTTGAGCTGACGGGAGCACAGAGGCTGCAGTGCACAGCTGGCGGTGTCTGGACCGGGCCCCCTCCACGCTGCAAAG CCATTACCTGCCCAGTGCTCAGTGCCCCAGACTGGGGAGAGCTGAACTGCTCCCACCTCCATGGGGATTTCACCTTTGGCTCCACATGTACCTTCCTCTGCCAGACTGGGTTTGCATTGATGGGGCCACAGAACCGTGAGTGCACAGCCACAAGGACCTGGACAGGAGATACCCCACGCTGTGAAG CAATCACCTGCCCAGTGCTCAGCGTGCCAGACCAAGGACAGCTGAACTGCTCCCACCTCCACTGGGACTTCAGCTTTGGCTCCACATGTGCCTTTTCCTGCCGGACAGGGTTTGCACTGATGGGTCCGGAAAGCCGTGAGTGCACAGCCACAGGGACCTGGACTGGGGACTCCCCACACTGCGAAG CCATTACCTGCCCAGCGCTCAGTGCCCCAGATCGGGGAGAGCTGAACTGCTCCCACCTCCATGGGGATTTTGCCTTTGGCTCCACATGCACCTTCTCCTGCCAGACTGGGTTTGCACTAGTGGGGTCAGAGAGTCGTGAGTGCATGGCCACAGGGACATGGAGTGGAAACACACCATGCTGTGAAG CCATTACTTGCCCGGTGCTCAGTGCTCCAGACCGAGGACAGATGAACTGCTCCCACCTCCACATGGACTTTGCCTTTGGCTCTACATGTGCCTTCACCTGCCAGACAGGGTTTCTGCTGATGGGGCCAGAGAGCCGTGAGTGCACGGCCACAGGGACCTGGTCTGGGGATGCTCCACGATGTGAAG CTATCACCTGCCCAGTGCTCAGTGCTCCAGACCGAGGAGAGCTGAACTGCTCCCACCTCCATGGATACTTCACCTTTGGCTCCACATGTACCTTCTCCTGCCAGACAGGGTTTGCACTGATGGGGCCAGAGAACCGTGAGTGCACAGCCACAGGGACCTGGACTGGGGATGCCCCACAATGCAAAG CTATTGCCTGCCCAGTGCTCAGTGCTCCAGATCGGGGAGAACTGAACTGCTCCCACCTCCACGGGAACTTCAACTTTGGCTCCACATGTACCTTCTCCTGCCAGATGGGGTTTGCACTGATGGGAATGGAGAGCCCTGAGTGCACGGCCACAGGGACCTGGACTGGAGATGCCCCACATTGTGAAG CCATCAGCTGCCCGGTGCTGGACCCCCCCAGCAGAGGCAAGCTGAGCTGCTCTCACGTGTATGGGAACTTTACATACAATGCCACATGcgtgttttcctgtgaggaggGGTTTGTTCGGAtgggagcagaggtgctctTCTGCACAGCCACAGGGAACTGGACCAGGCATCCCCCTCTGTGTGCAG AGTACAGCGCCCCGTTCTTAAAGCAAGTCCTGGCTTACAGCAGCGGCACGGCTCTGGCAGTAGTTGGTGTTGTGCTCTCAGGGACGCTCATTGCCATCCTCGTCAAGCGGCTCAGCAACAGAG aggagaagaagaagctACTGAACCCTACCAG TGACTTAGGATCGCCAGGTATCTTCACCAATGCAGCTTACGACTCCAACCTGTAA